Below is a window of Synchiropus splendidus isolate RoL2022-P1 chromosome 9, RoL_Sspl_1.0, whole genome shotgun sequence DNA.
ATACCCTTAAAATGCATTCTTAAGCAAATGTCCAGGACTGAAAAAGGCACTGAATTCATTTTAGCACAGCCGGCGTTACCAAATGGCTGCTCATGATATGAAATAGGAATGTGAGGACTGTACCTTTGGAGAGCATTTGAAGTGCATCCCAGGAACAGGCAGAGTGGTGATGTACATTGTAATACAGCGGTACAGGTAGAGTGTGCCCACGATAAAAAAGAAGCGCCTGCCCACTATGGACCTGCAACAGAAGGAATGAATGAAGATTCACCAAAGACACACCACTGGGCATTAAACGGACTTTACCTGTGTTTGAGGAGGAGCCACTGAACCAGCCACAGTCCCACCAGCACAATTCCGTTGACCTCACAGATGGAGAAGGCCCACTCTATCCTGTTGAAGAGGTCAAAGAACTTGTCTGGCAGAGGTGGGGTGTGTTCTTTCGGGGGTACTCTCTCGTGGACCACTGAAATTACAATGGTGGTGGATACGAAACACACCACCGCATAGAGGAACGCTATGCTAGTTTTGCCACACTCTGAAGGGAAAGGGGAGCGCGGAGTTTCACTTGATGGGATAGGAATCTGGACCATCTCCGTGGTGCCGTTCCTGTAGGGCTTAACAGTTCCATTGGGCAGGCCACCGGCATGTCCGTTCGCGTGGCCGTTTTTATGGGCCTCCATGTGGTTCTCCATCCGCAGGGTCTCCAGCTGCGACAGCAACTGCTGCCCGCCATCCGACGACAACAAGGAGAGGGGCGGCTGCTGGAAATCTGCTTCGGTGAGTCTGAGCAAAGCGGGGCCGTCCGTCTGACGCAGGGCTTCCAGATACTCAGGCATCCCTTCTTTGACCAACCAGTCGGTGACTTCCTTCACTGACCATGCTGACACTTTCATCTTTGAAGCGACGAGGAAACCAGGGTTAAATATCCAGGAAACAGACAAGAGGCCTGGCAGCCTGGGGGGCGGGGAGCAGTCCGTGCCAGCTTTAGTGTTTGTCGAGCAGTGAACGGGGCGCCCAAGGGGACCCCAGCCACCTTCTAGAAAGAGCTCAACTCTGTAAAACGAAAGAGAGAGATCGCCTGTTAAATTGATTTTAATGTTTCTGTATTATTGCATTGCTCAACTAAACCTTAACCGAACTGAATACTACTCTAGTGTCAGAGCAAATGGGTGATAGATGGCTCAGCATCGACACTATGTGTCTGGGCTTCCACCTCCTGATGATTTTATCAATGAATTACGCTCACAATGAACCTATTTGAAGCCTCAACCTAATGAGTAATCTGGCCAAGATAATGTTGAAGCGATTAGTTGGAGATGACATCACTGTTTGGTCCATATTAACACATACACCAAAAAAAGGTTATACACTCTGATATTTCGTTGGAgcgcctttagctttgattagCACGCGtttgctgtggcattgtttcgataagcttctgcaatgtcacaggatttatttccatccagtgttgcattcatttttcacccagatcttgcattgatgatgctAGAGTCTGAGCGCtgtgcaaagccttctccagcacatcccaaagattctcaatggggttcaggtctggactggtggtggccaatccatgtgtgaacatgatgtctcatgctccctgaaccagtctttcacaatatGAGCCCAATGAATCCTGGcactgtcatcttggaatatgccctgGTGGAatataacctggtcattcagtatattcaggtagtcagcttaCCCcgttctttgagcacataatgttgctgaacctagacctgaccaactgcagcaaccccagatccaggaggcgactttttttttggccaggcagtgtattaaCACTACACAACTCAATACAGTGCAGACAACATTCAGTGTTGGATTCATGCAGCTAAGTTTAACTCAGTTGTACGGACTGATACCAAAAGTAAATTATGAAAATTATAAGTCCTGGAAATAGGGCTctaagaaaatatcaatacttGATTCAGCAACGTATTGAAATTTTTGATGAAATATCGCAGAATTGGATTGTgcgatattgtcttgatattttaagttgtctatcaatatttaatacaaaatTACTTGGATATACTGCTGCATCTTAACATGTTTAATACATGTTTAACGTTTTCTTTCTGCACACCAAGTTATTATGTTGATTAATGGAGAGATTCAGTCCTCTGGTGGTTACTGAAAGTCTAGCTGGAGTACTAGTGCATTATTTGATTTCCCCAACAATATACCGCTGAATTTACATTTTCGCAATATATCGCAATGCATCATCTCACCACTCATATACGGGAATACGCATCgtattgcaagatacctgccaatacacagacCTACCTGAAAGTGTACCATTCTTGAATGGTTTGCTTTATTTACTACGCCAATAAGACATTCACTGTCAATAAAAATCCATTCTTTAACACCATTACATTAGCAAGAAATCAAACACTACAAGAATCAAAGACCACACAAGTAAAATGTGTCATGAGCCACACTGGAGTAGTGCAACTAAACAGTGATATTAAAGTATGAGCTGCTCAACTCATGTCCCAGAGGCAGGATGCCAACTAAATACGTTCCATTTCAGGCAGTCTGATTTGTCCAAAGAAAGTGGTCAGTCTCTTATTTACATGGGCCAAGGAATAATAAATTGAAGAACAGAAACCAAAGTTTTTGCTATTTTGCACTAAATCACTGCCGTTGTGGTAAAATaaaggaggaagtgaaaacTGTACGTTGAGCAGATGTGCATTTCTTGTCATAGGTTACCACAGACAAATGTAACCCCCTTGAAAAATGGTTTGTTAGTTCCTAATTGCAGACGTTTTACCTTTGCATCTCTTCATTATTTGCACACAATGCAACACACTTCCTTATTGTACCAGATAAGAAAACATTTTACTAACATTGTAACTTCACAATGAATCGATCATTTGTTGGAGAGTAGTTTTGCCTGTGGGAATTAAACCTGCTTTCGCTGCTACTTGACAATCCAGATTCAGCGTGAGCCCAAGTTTAAATAGACAAGTGTCTTGTGCAAATACCCCTCTGTGCCTTCAAAGCCTCTTCTTCGTTTGCTTTTCAGCTTCAACAAACTCAAGTCATCTCGGCTTCAGGCACCAGTGGACTCTAAGGAGAATTCACATCTGCTTTGTATCAAGAGTTTGTTTTCAGACGTCTAAAGTGTATACAGGGTGGTCCCACTTCGGCGTGGGGGAATGTGAGGTAAGATAGGGGCCGGGTTGAGCTACACTGCGGATGGGGGGGGACCAAGAGGAAAGCGAGAGAGGAACTATGAGGAGGAACCTATAAATCAAGAGGGAAGGTCAGCACTGAGCATGGAGCTTGCCGCACCCCTGTAAAGAGGGCAATCAGCCAGCAGCAGGGCCACAGCAAATCTGCTCTCGAAGCTGCTATGAACACCGGACCGGCCCGCTGGCAGAGCAGCAAATGCCTCACCAGTACCTCATCTCATGCCTCTGTTGATTTGGGCCAGAGAATTGAAGCCAAGATCCCAGAACTTCAAGCCAAACTATCTGAAACCCTGAGACCACTTGGCAGCAGATGCGTTTCCCGCTGAGCTTCACAGAACAATTTAACCTGATAACCCCATGACTATAAAGTCGGACCAAGAGTGCAACATAAACACTCGAACTCCCATGACGACGCAGCTGTGTGCCAGCTCAGgaagctgaaaggaaacaaCACTTACAGCAATTTGTCAACAGAGTTCAAGACAGAGCCAAGATTAGCAGTTACTGAGTCAGCTGTGTACGGAAGACCTTTGTTCCTTCAATCGGCTTACAGCATGACCCGTAAAGAAATAATCTTATTTCACTGATTTGGCAAGGAGACGAATTCTAATCTACCGCAAAAAACGTTCTTGCAGGTACCTACACCTTGTTTGGCTCTTAAACAGCAAGCAAACTGCAGAGGCATCATTTTAACCCCCTGCAATATTTGCTATAGAGTACATGATTTACGCAGGTCCAGTGGACTTGAGATGTCACACTATGAATCACATTTACAGTTCAGGGTTATAAATACGTTTCCCAACGGCAGCtctaataattaaaaaaaatagctcATGAGTCAATAACTGTTTGCTCACCACCATTAGCCTTTAATAACAGCAACAGTGAGAAAAGCATCTTACGCACTGACAACATGGTGGAGACTTTCACTGTAGGTTTGGTTGCTGTGACCTTCCTGTGCAGTCTTTTTCAGGCTCAGAGGCTCTACGGAAGGTCGACATCAAAAGATCACAATGAACGCAGACGAGTGATTCATCAAATCACTCGCGCAACTGAGTCATCGTTCCTACAGAACGCTGACATGGAAATAACCACTGTGATGACTAATATGGTTCGGGTGAGTGGAATCACTATTTTAATTCCAGACAATTGAGCTTACATTTACAACAACGCTTTACACACGCACGAGCCACGGCATGAAGCGGGGAGCCAAGATATAACGCTCAATAATGGTCAATATTTTAATGCAAAGATGTCAAACTCACGTGAAGAGTTCAAAACAGTCTAGAAGAGGAAGCAATATAAATCTCTGTTTAAACTCCAGGAAAATGCTGACCAGTGACTCCACCTCATGCCTTTACATCAACAGACGTGGAATAACAGCAACACCTCGATCACATTCGGAGCGGTAGTAACAATAGTGAGCAACTAGGCGCAGCACCACGAGGATGTAGGAAGCTTTCATTTTTGGTGTTGACATCCGAGTGTTTACTGAACAAGCCCATCTATTGTCACACACTTCACAGACTCACAGACACAGCTCCCAATTTCAGCACCCGCGCCATTATTCAGCTGAAGATTAAAGCCTTGTGGGTTATAGATCCTTTTCAGGGACCGAAGAACACAAGAGAGAACACATGTACAATTACGTAACAGTACACTGACTCCTTGAAAATGATGCAACCTTTGAAACATGCTGTTGCTTGTCTACCTGTAGGTAATCATTGCTAAATGTGATAAATGAATCCATAGATTAGCAAAGAAGGGGCGTTTAAGCTAATATCATGAGTTAATAAACCTATGCAACGACCTGCAGTGACTTCAGAATCGACAATATACCTTTGTTATTTTCTACACTGCGCAAAGACTGAGCTTAATTTTTTTGCTCTCTGGTTATACGGTCGAATTTCTTACCCACCATTTCCATGGTAAGTACATCCAAACATTACAACAGACAATGCAAAACTATCAAAATAAGCACATAGAAATGTTCTTGCATTGTAGTGACAGTCTCAAACATGGATTACATACACCTGATTGCCTTCATTCCTAACCTCAGTTTTGGACTGCCAAGTCATTTATGATGCAAGAGTTTGTAATGCAAATAGtaaaaaatgacattaaataGAAACTTACAAGCACCAAAAAAAGCGGTTCACGCACAAACAATGTCAAACACAACAAGGCTGCATAGCTTTGACAGGCTGTCTTCTGGAGGCGCTTATAAAAGTCAAACCTTAATCCGGAATCTTGTAGGAAATGTGATGACAGATTGATAAGCACAAGTATGTTTGTGCTTTAAGGAAAAGTCGGTTCAAAGTGTTACAAagtacaaagtaaaaaaaaaaaaaaaaaaaaaaccctcaattTAGTTTTCTGGAATCGGAGAAGCGATACTGCAGTGAACTCATTTCCTGTTAAAATAGTCCCAGTGATCGCCTGTTCAATGAAGATATTTTTTCACACCACAACGTACTAAACACATGTTCAAGTCTTTATTTCAATGATTAATTCTTCAATTATTACAGTTTATTTAATTTCTCTGCTTGAAATGACCTTCAAGTAAGTGTGAGAACTCAACCTATGGATCAGTGGATGTATTTATGGATCATTATCATATCAATATTAACCTTCAACATATTCACAAAATCAACAGTATGTTGTTTCAGGATGAACATCTGATTCAGTGGCCAAATAGTGAAAAGAAAGCAACATTTGGCTTCGGTGGCCAAGAGTCACAGTGGTAACAGCACGGACTCCGCAGCTCGTTGCCCGGTCAGGAGCGATTCACCTCAACTTTCCAACCCATGGATGACACATTTCCTCTAGTGTTTCTCGGTGTCAAAGTATTAAGCGCGGCCAGCTCAGACTGTGGTCATGGCAACGCTTCAGTGCAATGTGAACCACAGTCTGCATGCACTGTTGAAGTTTTCGTTTCTGTTTGAGAGTGAGAATAGAATTCCAGTTTGCAATGAGCGTCCAACCAAAGTATCTAGAGCCCTGTGTTCATCAGCCTATTATATAATGGGAAATTGTGTTatgctttttaaattattatgattaatattattgatattattattacaaaagcaacatttttaaaaaaaaatataaaaacccaAAAAATTAACCACTTTGGATATTCGTATTGTTTAGTATTCGACCAAgcatttaaaacttttttttcaattcagtgCATCCCTAATGTTGTTATTGTGACCATATCAAGATATGAACATTCTAAATAATTGACCTCGGTTTCCCCTGCTGGTCCAGCATGTAAGGATATGGCAGTGGCAAACATCAATTTATCACTAGGTCTTCAATTTACAACATTATTTCCTGCTTGCGCCATTGGCAGACATCCAACTTCCTACATCCTTTTGCATCATgttttacattaaataaaagtaaataaataaaagtgaaaaaaatatgtggCCCATAGCCATATAATTTCACATTGATAAGAAATACCAAAATCTGAATAACAAGATACAAAATTTTAGGTCCAGATCCAACATGTGTAGTTACAGAAACACCTATCCTTTGTATCAATATCTAGACCACAAAGCCTGAAAGCAGGTTGCCTTTACTTTCATTCTAAATGTTTCATTAGAGGAGCACAAAGCAGCCTCGCTGACATCATCAGCTAAGATGCCACCCAGGAGGAACAATTTGTCACACTgacacaaacataaacacaacatcCTCAGCTCATTCCCCAAGCACTAAGATTAGACTTGAGAAGATAACGCCCAACACAGTTGCACTTTAAAATGTGGAGTCACTTTTCATTACTGCAGCAAAAGACAGGAAAGGATACCTTGTGTTTTATTACAAAGTAAGCAAGTCAACGGACTGGTGTTCGGCATTTAAACCGACCCGTTTCTAAATTTCCACACCAAACTAGGTCAGCCTTGTTCTTTCAACTCGGAGAAAGCCATGTGTGGGGTTGAGATTTCCCTAATTGGCTCTCAACAAGATTGGCCTCATAGGGAATTAAACTGTTTTCCTAACCTGTCACCAACCCTCCTGACAGTTTAGCCAACCACCTAGCTCCGAGCAGAATCATTAGACGGCAGATCTGATAAAAACAACGTCCTATTTCACTCCCACTTCATGTAATTTATTTAGATCTATTGAATGGTATGTTGAAAGCAGAAAACCACCATGAAAAATGTGAAGTTGAAATATGTTATTGTCTGTCTAAACTACAGCTGGAAGTACACTTCTTTTGAATTGATGGTAAGCCAACACGGTTGCTCCTTCACAGTATAATTCCCTTTCCTTCATCCAAATGTTCTGCTTGGAGCAGTAGGCAAACGTTCATATGTGATCTTCGAAGAAAGCCATGCAACCAAGATGGTATTGAACACAATAGTTACGAAAAAGCATTAAGGAAAAAGCCTATATAATTGATGAAAAAGCATAATATTTCGGACAAAGTGGGAGACAAAATTGAGGCACAGTGCATCGGGGTGGCAACTGAAGGCCAATATGACAGTCAACAAGTGACAGACTATCTTAAAAATTTGTAGTCAAGTCGGGATATGCCAGGAACAATTGTAAACACTTGTCTacagcagcgtttttcaactggTGTGCCATGGAAGCCTGCCAGGTATGCCACGGGAAATTATCCAGTTTCACTTCATATGCCTGGAGATACAGGTGGGTGATATGGTGACATTAAACATGAACAATTACAACGTGTTGACGATCTACCAACGAGGAGATGAcatctttctatacactatagatctatgctgatgtgcCGACCCTTCCATCACTCACtgcagtgctcctcttcccCTGTGAAATCCACAACtccaagttgtttttaaaccttttgcacctctaacttgaccacaaacCAAGTgttccttgtcggacccgcaacaccaaagactgtctgaaCTATATGCTAGCAGTTAACGTGACCTCTCACTTCTAAACattgacactcgtagactaTCAAAGTTTGCACCGTgatttaaaagttggctaaaaactgcagaaccaaataaatgcgctccaaagtGTAATGAGAGAGTAGTTGGAGTCATAAtgttgaggcaaagaatgtacAAGATGTCTGGGAATTCCTCGAAcgagaaaaaaatcatgaaaaaagaGCGTGttataaaatcaaaacagtagaaaataaatatttatttccatattgCTCACCCCTTCCtggacacatttaaaaaaatatgttttctgctatgtttctgcaaatagcatgccAAAATAGCAGAGTCTCAGCAGTTAAagattttcacaaattaaaagggattctACTTGGCTTTCGACGAAGAACAATTGTGCTTTGGCCggggttcctttggtggtgagccttgggatttttttcactgaatgaagtgtgccgtggcttaaaaaaaaggttgaaaaacattggTCTAGAGTTCAGCATTGTTCTGAAACTTTGAATTGCAAGTATTGCATCTCACTTCTTGACATTGCAGACTCCATTGTGAGATGTTTTCATACTTTTTGGGTCGTGATTGTTCCAGAGCACCAGCCGTTTCTCCTCTTACATCATGACTCATTGATGCATAAAGCTGTTGGCAACTAATACAATTGTCGATCTAGGGCGACAAGTTATTGCTGCCCTAATTTGTTGCAGTAATATTTGAAGACAAGGCAGTAAAACTAGATTGCCATTCAATTACGTATTACTTTTATCTGCATACGACAATGGAAAATTTGTGAACCACAAGCCTTCATCAAGAGACCACTCCTCTGACGGTTTCAGTCAAACACCTCCTCACAGTCAGCGGCTCATGTTGCACATAAACTAGActaggaaactttttttttaaatgccctGACCTCAGCTCCTACTGTTACTCATTGAGCGGTCGACAGGCTGGGGAGTACATCACCACACAATGTCCACCTCCAATAGTAGCCAAACAATAGCAAACCGTTCTAAACTGAAGCCATTGTTCCCTACACCTCCCACTTCGATATCCTCTGGGTCACATcctattgtttttcaaaaagtgGTGTTGCTTTTCAGATAATTCATCTTGAGAAACCAGCCAACAATGACACAAGAACATGCTCCCACCTGTATCACTTTACACCAGCCACACAAATACTTGACAGGTTGAGGGCAATATTTGCACAGCATGGCCAGCTCAGTTAAAGAGGCAGATTACAAATTAACCAAGATACTTTAACAGATAAGACACTTCCtaattcatcacattttctgcataatgattaaattaaataatgagCCGTGGTTTGACAAAGCGGTTCTGAATACGATAAGCAGCATTCCAAGTTTTCAGACTTAGGAAATATGGACTACTAAGCCAAGGACTGTTTCATCTGAAAGAGGGAGGATGAATAACACGCTTGGAATGCTTCGGTTTTCTGCAGATGTCTGGCTTCTTTTGTAAAAGATACCACTAACAACATACAAGTGGGAGAGTAGACATTATTTCGGACTTAAGAAATATCATATACAACTTTACACAAGGACTTTTCCCCACACTGTAAATGAACAGTGTGTggtgtgaaataaaaatatagaaaatataaaaataaatattgcttGTTGATATTTAAATCTTATTTTTACATTGTAGTCTCATGTGGTTACTAGCTGAGCTAATTTCCATGTGGCAGCAcgatgaaataaaacaatggtCTGACATGCACTCTTGCAAGCAAACACCACAGGAGAAACCAAAGAGAAACACACTCTGTAAGTAGCCAATTCAACCTGGAACATGATTGCTACAGCACAAGCCAAACCTGCACTGGAATGAGTTGCATGTACAGTTGATCTGAAGCCCAGCGGCCATGAGGcttgtatgagtgtgtgtggatCATCACTTTGTTCGCCCCAACAGCTGACCACAGCAGCTCTCAAACATGCACAATATTACGGCCTCGAACAAGTGCAGCTGACATTTCGTGGGACAATAAGAAAGATTCAGCagatgtggtgttttttttagggGCCCAATTACATAATCATACATCACATTCCTCCAAATATAAAGTAGAAGCATGGTAAGCAAAACAGTGAGTAATAAAAGCTAGTTAAATCATGACTTGAGGCAACGGGCCACGAATCGTGTGATCATGGAGATCCACAACAACTAGATTTACACA
It encodes the following:
- the LOC128764640 gene encoding phosphatidylcholine:ceramide cholinephosphotransferase 1-like, yielding MKVSAWSVKEVTDWLVKEGMPEYLEALRQTDGPALLRLTEADFQQPPLSLLSSDGGQQLLSQLETLRMENHMEAHKNGHANGHAGGLPNGTVKPYRNGTTEMVQIPIPSSETPRSPFPSECGKTSIAFLYAVVCFVSTTIVISVVHERVPPKEHTPPLPDKFFDLFNRIEWAFSICEVNGIVLVGLWLVQWLLLKHRSIVGRRFFFIVGTLYLYRCITMYITTLPVPGMHFKCSPKLQGNWEGHVSRVMKMIAGGGLSITGSHTMCGDYLYSGHTVMLTLTYLFIKEYSPRRFWVYHWICWTLSAVGIFCVLLAHDHYTVDVAVAYFITTRLFWWYHTMANQESLKKKSESNLFSRVWWYRLFEYFEENVSGVVPRRYQLPLSLQLLWNRCWRYRVLDSL